The following proteins come from a genomic window of Salinicoccus sp. RF5:
- a CDS encoding ABC transporter substrate-binding protein, translating to MKKFIGLFAILMVLVLAACGNSEESSEEATDESAAGETSGGSAEDASSGMVSYTTDAGEEIEIPEDPQRIVILGMSYFGNLMHMDANVVGAHARVTESEVLEPYTEGIELIEEGNIEQVMNVDPDLIITFNSDENLDKLEAVAPTIPIDYAKWNYLDIHRELGKITGNEEKAEEWIENWEAELEADREVVQEAIGEDTTASVIEQFAKDIYVYGTNWGRGTEIIYQGLDVKVPEAVQDEVVETGWKKISAEEIEKYAGDYMFVGTGDSGADNAYKDTEVWNGLDAVQNDNVIEFDSPTFYYNDPYSLEYQKEIIVDALTK from the coding sequence ATGAAAAAGTTCATCGGGTTATTCGCAATACTTATGGTACTGGTTCTTGCAGCATGTGGCAATTCAGAGGAATCGTCAGAAGAAGCGACGGATGAATCGGCAGCAGGAGAGACGAGCGGAGGTTCGGCAGAGGATGCTTCAAGCGGCATGGTCTCCTACACGACTGATGCAGGCGAGGAGATAGAGATTCCTGAAGATCCACAGCGCATCGTCATCCTCGGGATGAGCTATTTCGGGAATCTGATGCACATGGATGCCAACGTCGTCGGCGCGCATGCGAGGGTGACGGAAAGCGAAGTGCTTGAGCCATACACTGAGGGCATCGAGCTGATTGAAGAGGGGAATATTGAACAGGTGATGAACGTTGACCCGGATTTGATAATTACCTTTAATTCCGACGAAAATTTAGATAAACTGGAAGCGGTAGCTCCTACAATTCCAATCGATTATGCCAAGTGGAACTATCTTGACATCCATAGGGAACTAGGTAAGATTACAGGCAATGAAGAGAAGGCGGAAGAGTGGATCGAGAACTGGGAAGCAGAACTTGAAGCGGACCGTGAAGTGGTCCAGGAGGCCATCGGTGAAGATACAACCGCAAGCGTCATAGAGCAGTTCGCCAAAGACATATATGTATATGGTACAAACTGGGGCCGCGGCACCGAAATCATCTATCAGGGGCTGGATGTAAAAGTGCCTGAAGCCGTCCAGGACGAAGTCGTCGAAACCGGCTGGAAGAAGATTTCCGCTGAGGAGATAGAGAAATATGCGGGCGACTACATGTTCGTCGGCACGGGTGATTCCGGTGCGGACAACGCCTACAAGGACACGGAAGTATGGAACGGCCTCGACGCTGTACAGAATGACAATGTCATCGAATTCGATTCCCCGACATTCTACTATAACGACCCTTATTCATTGGAATACCAGAAGGAGATCATTGTAGACGCATTGACGAAATAA
- a CDS encoding ABC transporter ATP-binding protein, translating into MTSVMLKDIKVELNERTILNRINMELVEGKVTTIIGPNGCGKSTMLKTISRIISAKEGGVYINDMDIRQMKSKDVAKKVGILSQKNRLQYDVKVRDLVSFSRYPHLKRFQSLKPDDYKIIDWALKETGAIEFSDRMMSELSGGQAQRVWISLLLAQGADVLLLDEPTTYLDIHHQLETLNIVKRLNEQTKQTVVMVLHDINHAIKYSDHLIIMDQGEIIESGHPTDVLTNDILNNVFNINGKITIDPLTGKPILADYDLFCQTVKEVQHGS; encoded by the coding sequence ATGACGAGTGTAATGCTGAAAGATATAAAAGTCGAACTGAATGAGCGCACGATCCTCAATCGCATCAATATGGAGCTGGTGGAGGGCAAGGTGACGACCATCATCGGCCCGAACGGCTGCGGCAAGTCGACGATGCTGAAGACGATTTCGAGAATCATCTCAGCCAAGGAGGGCGGTGTCTATATCAACGATATGGATATCCGTCAGATGAAGTCGAAGGATGTCGCCAAAAAGGTTGGCATACTCTCCCAGAAGAACCGCCTCCAGTATGATGTCAAAGTGCGCGACCTGGTGAGCTTCAGCCGGTATCCGCACCTGAAACGGTTCCAGAGCCTGAAACCGGACGACTATAAGATCATCGACTGGGCGCTCAAGGAGACCGGCGCCATCGAGTTCAGTGACCGCATGATGAGCGAGCTCTCAGGCGGTCAGGCACAGCGCGTATGGATCAGCCTGCTCCTCGCACAGGGGGCAGATGTCCTGCTGCTCGACGAACCGACGACATACCTCGACATCCACCACCAGCTTGAGACACTTAACATCGTCAAACGGCTGAATGAACAGACGAAGCAGACGGTCGTGATGGTGCTGCATGACATCAACCACGCAATAAAATATTCCGATCACCTCATCATCATGGATCAGGGTGAAATCATAGAAAGTGGCCATCCGACCGATGTGCTGACAAATGACATCCTGAACAATGTATTCAACATCAATGGAAAAATCACCATCGATCCGCTGACAGGCAAACCGATTCTCGCAGATTATGATCTGTTCTGCCAGACAGTCAAAGAGGTCCAGCATGGATCGTAA
- a CDS encoding iron ABC transporter permease yields the protein MDRKWYPLPIVAMGILLSFVAAMMFGTNTYTLQQVLEVIFSLDMTDQAHQILYEIRMPRVLGALLAGFMISISGLVLQSVTHNDLSEPSILGINAGANLAIIVGALVLPTLPFIGVMGIGFIGGMLVGLVILSMTRYRSPMHLILAGAGISLLLYAVTDFLVITFGLGQYVAFFTAGGAAGQSMSNIVLVFPIALVLATVLLFLAKELDILLFGDEMAVSLGQNQTLYRGVTLVLAIMLASMAVAMVGNVVFLGLLVPHIVKMLFGNMHRFTIIYTGMLGAMIFALSDMFARVFNETPVNAIIAVIGLPFFIYIIKKRGRKYA from the coding sequence ATGGATCGTAAATGGTATCCTTTGCCCATCGTAGCGATGGGCATTCTTTTGTCTTTTGTGGCAGCGATGATGTTCGGAACGAATACATACACGCTCCAGCAGGTGCTTGAGGTGATTTTCAGCCTGGATATGACGGATCAGGCCCATCAGATCCTGTACGAAATCCGGATGCCCCGTGTGCTCGGCGCACTGCTCGCCGGCTTCATGATCAGCATATCGGGTCTCGTCCTCCAGTCCGTCACGCACAATGACCTGAGTGAGCCGAGCATACTCGGCATCAATGCCGGGGCCAACCTGGCGATCATCGTCGGGGCGCTGGTGCTTCCTACACTGCCGTTCATCGGGGTGATGGGCATCGGTTTTATCGGTGGCATGCTGGTCGGGTTGGTGATCCTTTCAATGACCCGCTACCGCTCTCCGATGCACCTGATTCTGGCCGGCGCCGGAATCAGCCTCTTGCTTTATGCGGTGACGGATTTTCTGGTGATCACATTCGGCCTGGGCCAGTATGTTGCGTTCTTCACGGCAGGCGGTGCTGCCGGACAGTCGATGTCGAATATCGTCCTGGTCTTTCCGATTGCCTTGGTGCTTGCGACCGTACTGCTCTTTTTGGCAAAGGAGCTTGATATCCTCCTGTTCGGGGATGAAATGGCGGTTTCGCTCGGCCAGAATCAGACACTCTATCGCGGAGTGACGCTGGTTCTTGCCATCATGCTTGCAAGCATGGCCGTTGCCATGGTGGGTAACGTGGTGTTCCTGGGATTGCTTGTGCCCCACATCGTCAAGATGCTTTTCGGCAATATGCACCGGTTCACCATCATCTATACCGGGATGCTCGGGGCGATGATATTCGCCTTATCCGACATGTTCGCCAGAGTATTCAATGAAACACCTGTCAACGCCATCATCGCGGTGATCGGCCTGCCTTTCTTCATCTACATCATCAAGAAGCGGGGGCGGAAATATGCGTAA
- a CDS encoding iron ABC transporter permease codes for MRNSMKFIIIIALLIAIVVTHLLTGTFSLAPGDLMDLLINQAGEDVRLVLFEFRMPRIIVTLVCGAALALSGLILQVISKNPLADPGIIGVNAGSGFGVVLFIMFVSGSMSQHLYALPLMSFIGGLATVLIIFFLSFMGGTFKSNIFILIGIATAMGVTGFVYVFTSMFDETQMEMLNRYFAGNIWGDTWPFVFISVPYILIIVGFVFFRIREMGMLNLDDEMLIGFGMNVNKEKIILIILSAMLSSLAVSVCGAISFIGLIAPHISRLLFGQNMKILFFSSLLIGGVLLTGADLVGKLLLAPMIIPTGIVVALIGGPYFLRLLLKAKQI; via the coding sequence ATGCGTAACAGTATGAAATTCATCATCATCATCGCCCTGCTCATCGCAATCGTAGTCACTCATCTGCTTACCGGTACCTTCAGTCTGGCTCCCGGCGACCTGATGGATCTACTGATCAATCAGGCAGGGGAGGATGTGCGGCTCGTACTGTTCGAGTTCAGGATGCCGCGCATCATCGTCACCCTGGTCTGTGGCGCAGCCCTTGCATTGAGCGGTCTCATACTGCAGGTCATCTCGAAGAATCCGCTTGCCGACCCGGGCATCATCGGTGTCAATGCCGGCAGCGGATTCGGCGTGGTCCTCTTCATCATGTTCGTCAGCGGCTCGATGAGCCAGCACCTGTATGCACTGCCCCTGATGAGCTTCATCGGCGGCCTTGCGACGGTACTCATCATCTTCTTCCTGTCATTCATGGGCGGGACGTTCAAAAGCAACATATTCATCCTGATCGGTATTGCTACGGCGATGGGGGTGACCGGCTTCGTCTATGTATTCACGTCCATGTTCGATGAAACCCAGATGGAGATGCTGAACCGTTATTTCGCCGGCAACATATGGGGGGATACATGGCCATTCGTCTTCATATCGGTGCCGTATATCCTGATCATCGTGGGTTTTGTCTTCTTCCGCATCAGGGAGATGGGGATGCTGAACCTGGATGATGAAATGCTGATCGGATTTGGCATGAATGTGAACAAGGAAAAGATCATTCTGATCATCCTGTCTGCGATGCTCTCGAGCCTTGCGGTGAGCGTATGTGGTGCCATAAGCTTCATCGGTCTGATTGCACCGCACATCTCAAGGCTCCTGTTCGGTCAGAATATGAAGATCCTGTTCTTCTCTTCCCTTCTGATCGGCGGGGTACTCCTTACGGGAGCAGACCTCGTCGGCAAGCTGCTGCTTGCTCCGATGATCATCCCGACGGGCATCGTAGTGGCACTGATCGGCGGACCCTATTTCCTGAGGCTGCTCCTGAAAGCCAAACAGATATAG
- a CDS encoding YciI family protein gives MKYFAALAPMKDAQKSKEYRQQHLDFLKEQREAGHVFMYGRFADGAGGLVIYQGESLEAVEEIVRQDPYVTSGARHYEVHEWDMQTDYTIQS, from the coding sequence ATGAAATATTTTGCAGCATTGGCACCGATGAAGGATGCACAGAAAAGCAAGGAATACCGTCAGCAGCACCTGGACTTCCTGAAGGAGCAGAGGGAAGCCGGGCATGTCTTCATGTATGGGAGGTTTGCCGATGGCGCCGGCGGCCTCGTCATCTATCAGGGGGAATCCCTTGAAGCGGTCGAAGAGATCGTCAGACAGGACCCCTATGTGACCAGCGGCGCCCGTCATTATGAGGTCCATGAGTGGGACATGCAGACGGACTACACGATACAGTCATAG
- a CDS encoding response regulator transcription factor, giving the protein MSKIFIVEDDMTLYEELKLRLGEWDHTVTGVSDFGNVVHDFIQSEPDLVIIDITLPKYDGFYWCRRIRDISSVPIIFLSSRDHPSDMVMSMQMGSDDYIQKPFNFEVLVAKIQALLRRAYQYREQDMDVVGFRGAVFDFKKLTVSREGNVLDLTKNESFILSILVGSRNQVVSRETLIEQLWDDAKFISDNTLTVNINRIRKKLEEMGLEDAIITKTGLGYMLKE; this is encoded by the coding sequence ATGTCGAAAATATTCATTGTTGAAGACGACATGACGCTTTATGAGGAGTTGAAATTGCGCCTTGGGGAATGGGACCACACGGTCACGGGGGTGTCCGATTTCGGCAATGTCGTGCATGACTTCATCCAGTCTGAACCGGACCTGGTCATCATCGATATTACGCTGCCGAAATATGACGGGTTCTACTGGTGCAGGCGGATCCGTGATATATCGAGTGTGCCGATCATCTTCCTGTCTTCACGGGATCATCCGTCGGATATGGTGATGAGCATGCAGATGGGCAGCGACGACTATATACAGAAACCCTTCAACTTCGAAGTGCTGGTGGCAAAGATCCAGGCGCTCCTGAGACGTGCCTACCAGTACAGAGAGCAGGATATGGATGTGGTCGGATTCCGTGGCGCAGTGTTTGATTTCAAAAAGCTCACGGTCTCGAGGGAGGGGAATGTCCTTGATCTTACCAAAAACGAATCCTTCATCCTCTCCATACTCGTCGGGAGCAGGAATCAGGTCGTTTCAAGGGAGACGCTTATCGAACAGTTGTGGGATGATGCGAAGTTCATCAGCGATAATACGCTGACCGTCAATATCAACCGCATACGCAAAAAGCTCGAGGAGATGGGTCTTGAAGATGCCA